From Variovorax sp. PMC12, the proteins below share one genomic window:
- a CDS encoding FecR domain-containing protein has protein sequence MVFSGTDGAPVSQAVAQQAVQWWVELRESDISAARLTLWRRWREADAAHEAAWQRIETVGGRFADIPTPLARAVLSTPPDSLRRRRSMQLLTVLVVAGGSALAVRQATPWRAWTADHVSGVGDRQTVQLPDGGSVVLNTDSAVNVRFDADRRVLQLVRGEIRVQTAQDALRRPFFVETEAGAVRAIGTRFTVRERGSEGGVDVGVQQGAVELRPADAPAASRILQAGEAGSFTRTRAMYAGALDSNAGAWADDGMLVVSRMRLDGFLAEVGRYRKGRLGCDPAVAGLQVSGAYPLDDTDRILAALTSSLPVEVHTYTRYWVTVHPRKNK, from the coding sequence GTGGTTTTCTCCGGAACCGACGGCGCGCCCGTCTCGCAGGCGGTTGCGCAACAGGCCGTGCAATGGTGGGTCGAGCTGCGCGAGAGCGACATCAGCGCCGCGCGGCTGACCCTGTGGCGGCGCTGGCGCGAGGCCGACGCGGCGCACGAGGCAGCGTGGCAGCGCATCGAGACCGTCGGCGGCCGGTTCGCGGACATTCCCACGCCGCTGGCCAGGGCCGTGCTGAGCACCCCGCCGGACTCGCTGCGCCGACGCCGCAGCATGCAACTGCTGACCGTGCTCGTGGTTGCCGGCGGCAGCGCGCTGGCCGTGCGCCAGGCCACGCCGTGGCGTGCATGGACGGCCGACCACGTCTCGGGCGTCGGCGATCGGCAAACGGTGCAACTGCCAGACGGCGGCAGCGTGGTGCTCAACACCGACAGCGCCGTCAATGTCCGCTTCGACGCCGATCGCCGCGTGCTGCAGTTGGTGCGCGGAGAAATCCGTGTGCAGACCGCGCAGGACGCGCTGCGCCGTCCGTTCTTCGTCGAGACCGAGGCGGGCGCCGTGCGCGCCATCGGCACGCGCTTCACGGTGCGTGAACGGGGCAGCGAAGGTGGAGTCGACGTGGGCGTGCAGCAAGGCGCGGTAGAGCTGCGCCCCGCCGACGCGCCCGCCGCGTCGCGCATCCTCCAGGCCGGCGAGGCCGGGAGTTTCACGCGCACGCGGGCCATGTACGCCGGCGCGCTCGACAGCAATGCAGGTGCCTGGGCCGACGACGGCATGCTCGTGGTCTCGCGCATGCGCCTGGACGGCTTCCTGGCCGAAGTCGGCCGCTACCGGAAAGGGCGGCTGGGGTGCGACCCGGCTGTTGCCGGCCTGCAGGTGTCGGGCGCCTACCCGCTGGACGACACCGACCGCATCCTCGCGGCGCTGACTTCCTCGCTGCCTGTCGAGGTGCACACGTACACGCGGTACTGGGTCACGGTGCACCCCAGAAAAAATAAATGA
- a CDS encoding acetyl-CoA C-acyltransferase family protein, translating to MTSRDIFVVGTARTAIGTFGGALKDVPNTQLATTAVKAAIERSGLAGDAIGHVVMGNVIPTDVKDAYLSRVAAIDAGCPIETPAFNVNRLCGSGLQAIVSAAQAIALGDCDIAIGGGSESMSRGPYFDTSARYGARMGDAVLVDYMLGILHDPWEKIHMGITAENVAARYGITREQMDELAVASQQRAAAAIAAARFKEQIVPVEVKTRKGVVLFDTDEHVRADTSVETLSKMKPAFKKDGLVTAGNASGINDGAAAVVLAAGESVKARGLKPLARLVGYAHAGVEPAYMGIGPVPATRKVLERTGLKVSDFDVIESNEAFAAQACAVIKELGFDPAKVNPNGSGISLGHPVGATGAIITKKAIAELHRTGGRYALVTMCIGGGQGIAAVFERV from the coding sequence ATGACTTCGCGCGACATCTTCGTGGTCGGCACCGCCCGCACCGCCATCGGCACCTTCGGCGGTGCCTTGAAGGATGTACCCAACACCCAGCTGGCCACCACGGCAGTGAAGGCCGCCATCGAGCGCAGCGGCCTTGCGGGCGATGCCATCGGCCATGTGGTGATGGGCAACGTGATCCCCACCGACGTGAAGGACGCCTACCTGAGCCGCGTGGCGGCCATCGACGCGGGTTGCCCCATCGAAACGCCGGCCTTCAACGTCAATCGCCTGTGCGGCTCGGGCCTGCAGGCCATCGTGTCCGCGGCGCAGGCCATCGCGCTGGGCGACTGCGACATCGCCATCGGCGGCGGCTCGGAGTCGATGAGCCGCGGCCCGTACTTCGACACCTCGGCGCGCTACGGCGCGCGCATGGGCGACGCGGTGCTGGTCGACTACATGCTCGGCATCCTGCACGACCCGTGGGAGAAGATCCACATGGGCATCACCGCCGAGAACGTGGCCGCGCGCTACGGCATCACGCGCGAGCAGATGGACGAACTGGCCGTTGCCAGCCAGCAGCGCGCGGCGGCCGCCATCGCGGCGGCCCGCTTCAAGGAGCAGATCGTTCCCGTCGAGGTGAAGACGCGCAAGGGCGTGGTGCTGTTCGACACCGACGAGCATGTGCGCGCCGACACTTCTGTAGAGACGTTGTCGAAGATGAAACCCGCGTTCAAGAAGGACGGCCTCGTCACCGCCGGCAATGCCTCGGGCATCAACGACGGTGCCGCCGCGGTGGTGCTGGCTGCCGGCGAGAGCGTCAAGGCGCGCGGCCTGAAGCCGCTTGCACGCCTGGTGGGCTATGCGCATGCCGGCGTCGAGCCCGCCTACATGGGCATCGGCCCGGTGCCGGCCACGCGCAAGGTGCTGGAGCGCACCGGCCTGAAAGTGAGCGACTTCGACGTGATCGAGTCGAACGAAGCCTTCGCGGCGCAGGCCTGCGCGGTCATCAAGGAGCTGGGCTTCGACCCCGCCAAGGTGAACCCGAACGGCTCTGGCATTTCGCTGGGCCATCCGGTGGGCGCGACCGGCGCGATCATCACCAAGAAGGCGATTGCCGAGCTGCATCGCACGGGCGGGCGCTATGCGCTGGTCACGATGTGCATCGGCGGCGGGCAGGGCATTGCCGCCGTCTTCGAACGGGTCTGA
- a CDS encoding sigma-70 family RNA polymerase sigma factor, which produces MPPSSAASIAQSASHQQVETLYANHHGWLQGWLRKKLGNAFDAADLAQDTFLRVMRAPGLDRVEEPRAYLTTVARNLLINHVRRRAIEQAYLDALALLPEPMAPAPEVRLMVLETLVEIDRRLLGLPVQAKQAFLLAQLEGLGQAEIAAELGISVSTVKRHLAKAAMRCFFSE; this is translated from the coding sequence GTGCCGCCTTCCTCCGCAGCGTCCATTGCCCAGTCCGCCTCGCACCAGCAGGTCGAGACGCTGTACGCCAACCACCACGGCTGGCTGCAGGGCTGGCTGCGCAAGAAACTGGGCAACGCCTTCGACGCGGCGGACCTGGCGCAGGACACCTTCCTGCGCGTGATGCGCGCGCCGGGGCTGGACCGCGTCGAAGAGCCGCGCGCCTACCTCACCACCGTCGCGCGCAACCTGCTCATCAACCATGTGCGCCGCCGCGCCATCGAGCAGGCTTATCTCGATGCGCTGGCGCTCCTGCCCGAGCCCATGGCGCCCGCGCCCGAAGTGCGGCTCATGGTGCTGGAGACGCTGGTCGAGATCGACCGGCGCCTGCTTGGCCTGCCCGTGCAGGCCAAGCAGGCCTTCCTGCTGGCGCAGCTCGAGGGCCTGGGCCAGGCGGAGATCGCCGCGGAACTTGGCATTTCGGTGTCGACCGTGAAGCGGCACCTGGCGAAGGCGGCGATGCGTTGCTTTTTCTCGGAGTAG
- the arfB gene encoding alternative ribosome rescue aminoacyl-tRNA hydrolase ArfB codes for MLRPPVLIDPDEVEISAIRAQGAGGQNVNKVSSAVHLRYDIHASSLPPDVKERLLALRDSRITQEGVLVLKAQQHRTQEMNRADAFARLQAVVDSVAAPPRVRRATKPTYGSKQRRLEGKSQRSQIKNLRGPVRD; via the coding sequence GTGCTGCGTCCGCCCGTGCTGATCGATCCCGACGAGGTCGAGATCAGCGCCATCCGGGCGCAGGGCGCGGGCGGGCAGAACGTCAACAAGGTGTCGAGTGCGGTGCACCTGCGCTACGACATCCACGCCAGTTCGCTGCCGCCCGACGTGAAGGAACGGCTGCTCGCCCTGCGCGACAGCCGCATCACGCAGGAAGGCGTGCTGGTGCTCAAGGCGCAGCAGCACCGCACGCAGGAAATGAACCGCGCCGACGCCTTCGCGCGCCTGCAGGCGGTGGTCGACAGCGTGGCCGCGCCGCCGCGCGTGCGGCGTGCCACCAAGCCGACCTACGGTTCGAAGCAGCGCCGGCTCGAAGGCAAGAGCCAGCGCTCGCAGATCAAGAACCTGCGCGGGCCGGTGCGGGACTGA
- a CDS encoding LysR substrate-binding domain-containing protein: MRRHIPSTRALLIFDAVARHHGVGKAAEELCLTHSAVSQQLRLLESQIGVRLVQRTARGTELTEPGRRYHGQISGDLLRLQNHTLEAMAQRADGLRLLVGAVPVLAEGWLTPRLPEFIAQHPGCSLHLQVFPTHLYMEDLPFDVGVQYDDAVWPGANALPLMGEPCVVVCSPKAKGRAAMGRGDFRAAPLLHLRTRMGAWEEWFGQSANARAPDNLVAGHRFDLFSSLVAAVRADLGVGLVPEYFIERELRSGELVLACPERVPSSRGYSVFVAPSRADDALVGAFVEWLLAAASIQ, translated from the coding sequence ATGCGCCGCCATATTCCCAGCACCCGCGCGCTGCTGATCTTCGACGCGGTGGCGCGCCATCACGGCGTGGGCAAGGCCGCGGAAGAGCTCTGCCTGACCCACAGCGCGGTGAGCCAGCAACTGCGGCTGCTGGAGTCGCAGATCGGCGTGCGGCTGGTGCAGCGCACCGCGCGCGGCACCGAGCTGACCGAGCCGGGTCGGCGCTACCACGGCCAGATTTCCGGCGACCTGCTGCGGCTGCAGAACCACACGCTGGAGGCAATGGCGCAGCGCGCCGACGGCCTGCGCCTGCTGGTGGGCGCGGTGCCGGTGCTGGCCGAAGGCTGGCTCACGCCGAGGCTGCCGGAATTCATCGCGCAGCACCCGGGCTGCAGCCTGCATCTGCAGGTGTTTCCGACGCATCTCTACATGGAGGACCTGCCCTTCGACGTCGGCGTGCAGTACGACGACGCGGTGTGGCCCGGCGCCAATGCCCTGCCGTTGATGGGAGAGCCGTGCGTGGTGGTGTGCTCGCCAAAGGCGAAAGGCCGGGCGGCAATGGGGCGCGGCGACTTCCGTGCCGCGCCGCTGCTGCATCTGCGCACGCGCATGGGCGCCTGGGAGGAATGGTTCGGCCAGTCGGCGAACGCGCGTGCCCCCGACAACCTGGTGGCGGGGCACCGCTTCGACCTGTTCTCGTCGCTGGTCGCGGCGGTGCGCGCCGACCTGGGCGTGGGGCTGGTGCCGGAGTACTTCATCGAACGCGAACTGCGCTCGGGCGAACTGGTGCTGGCCTGCCCGGAACGGGTGCCGTCGAGCCGTGGCTACAGCGTGTTCGTGGCGCCGAGCCGCGCCGACGATGCGCTGGTCGGCGCTTTCGTCGAGTGGCTCCTTGCGGCGGCGTCGATACAATGA
- a CDS encoding DUF2501 domain-containing protein, whose protein sequence is MHARSTLIALALLAAGASAQANNLLDQLKEKAGEAASANTQGGTGGSSLGGLGSNLGFKMPAIGSSTIGNAAGVLQYCVKNNYLGGDAASVKDKLLAKITGQKPQETGFANGAKGLLKGGDGQTLNFKILSSKLKTKACDYVLKNATSLI, encoded by the coding sequence ATGCACGCCCGCTCCACCCTCATCGCCCTGGCACTGCTCGCGGCAGGTGCCTCGGCCCAAGCCAACAACCTGCTCGACCAGCTGAAGGAAAAAGCCGGCGAGGCCGCCAGCGCCAACACCCAGGGCGGCACCGGCGGCTCCTCGCTCGGCGGGCTGGGCAGCAACCTCGGCTTCAAGATGCCCGCCATCGGCTCCAGCACCATCGGCAACGCGGCAGGGGTGCTGCAGTACTGCGTCAAGAACAACTACCTGGGCGGCGACGCGGCCTCGGTGAAAGACAAGCTGCTCGCAAAGATCACCGGCCAGAAGCCCCAGGAAACCGGCTTCGCCAACGGCGCCAAGGGCCTGCTCAAGGGCGGCGACGGCCAGACGCTGAACTTCAAGATCCTGTCCTCCAAGCTCAAGACCAAGGCCTGCGACTACGTTCTCAAGAACGCGACGTCGCTGATCTAG
- a CDS encoding DUF3299 domain-containing protein: MRSLFARVLLSALLLTPLAVLLDGCTPDAASGQVASNAAAPELKWEALIPKSWDPTRRYRNISLEALRDNDPQAIQMLDEMRAVWDNAPVNVELDGKAAKLAGFVVPLDASQEGIREFLLVPYFGACIHTPPPPANQIVHVIAPGPVKGLHAMDTVYVSGTLKAARYASADMGVSGYEIASATVERFVPRQPQ, from the coding sequence ATGAGAAGTCTTTTCGCACGCGTCCTGTTGTCGGCGCTTCTGCTGACACCGCTGGCCGTGCTGCTCGACGGCTGCACGCCGGACGCAGCATCGGGGCAGGTTGCCAGCAACGCCGCGGCGCCCGAACTCAAATGGGAAGCGCTGATCCCCAAGAGCTGGGACCCGACCAGGCGCTACCGCAACATCAGCCTCGAGGCGCTGCGCGACAACGATCCCCAGGCCATCCAGATGCTCGACGAGATGCGCGCCGTCTGGGACAACGCGCCGGTCAACGTCGAGCTCGACGGCAAGGCGGCCAAGCTCGCGGGCTTCGTCGTGCCGCTGGATGCCTCGCAGGAGGGCATCCGCGAGTTCCTGCTGGTGCCGTACTTCGGCGCCTGCATCCACACCCCGCCGCCGCCCGCCAACCAGATCGTGCACGTGATAGCGCCAGGCCCCGTGAAGGGCCTGCATGCGATGGACACGGTGTACGTCAGCGGCACGCTGAAGGCGGCGCGCTATGCGTCGGCGGACATGGGTGTGAGCGGCTACGAGATCGCTTCCGCGACGGTCGAGCGTTTCGTGCCCCGGCAGCCGCAGTGA
- a CDS encoding LysR substrate-binding domain-containing protein, which translates to MKTTIEELVAFRAVVDTGSITAASEQLAQTVSGISRALSRLEQKLDTTLLRRTTRRLELTEEGAAFLQRTRAILDAIDDAEEQMAARRQQPAGRLRVNAASPFMLHAIVPLVPEFRRLYPQISLELDTDDLPIDLLERRTDIAIRIGPLRDSTLHARPLGTHRLRVLASPAYLEASGKPRKVDELAGHALLGFTQPESLNRWPLRGPHGDEWTIAPTLMASSGETLRQLALAGVGIVCLSDFMTGADRASGALVQLLAKDTVDVRQPVNAVYYRNTQLSARITSFLDFLSQRMA; encoded by the coding sequence ATGAAAACCACCATCGAAGAACTGGTTGCGTTCCGCGCGGTGGTGGACACGGGCTCGATCACCGCCGCGTCGGAGCAGTTGGCGCAAACGGTCTCCGGCATCAGCCGCGCATTGAGCCGGCTCGAGCAGAAGCTCGACACCACGCTGCTGCGCCGCACCACGCGGCGGCTCGAACTCACCGAGGAAGGCGCGGCCTTCCTGCAGCGCACGCGCGCCATCCTCGATGCGATCGACGATGCCGAAGAGCAGATGGCCGCGCGCCGCCAGCAGCCCGCCGGGCGTCTGCGGGTGAACGCAGCCTCGCCCTTCATGCTGCATGCCATCGTGCCGCTGGTGCCTGAATTCCGGCGGCTCTATCCGCAGATCAGCCTGGAGCTGGACACCGACGACCTGCCCATCGACCTGCTGGAGCGCCGCACCGACATCGCGATCCGCATCGGCCCGCTGCGCGACTCCACGCTGCATGCGCGCCCGCTGGGCACCCACCGGCTGCGCGTGCTCGCCAGCCCCGCGTATCTCGAGGCCAGCGGCAAGCCGCGCAAGGTGGACGAGCTGGCCGGGCATGCACTGCTCGGCTTCACACAGCCGGAGTCGCTCAACCGCTGGCCGCTGCGAGGTCCGCACGGCGACGAGTGGACCATCGCGCCGACGCTGATGGCATCGAGCGGCGAAACGCTGCGCCAGCTCGCACTGGCCGGCGTGGGCATCGTCTGCCTGTCGGACTTCATGACAGGCGCCGACCGGGCCAGCGGCGCGCTGGTCCAGCTGCTGGCCAAGGACACGGTGGACGTGCGCCAGCCGGTGAACGCGGTGTACTACCGCAACACGCAGCTGTCGGCGCGCATCACCTCGTTCCTGGATTTCCTCTCGCAGCGCATGGCCTGA
- a CDS encoding SulP family inorganic anion transporter translates to MNPATTSPSLRQRLSRWVPCLAWPRPSAALLRNEAMAGITVALMVIPQGVAYAALAGMPLVTGVYAALFPALIAVMFSSSQRLSVGPTALTSLLVGASLAPLAVAGSAEWVAMAVWLTLMSGAIQIVLGAGRFGWLLRLVNSPVLIGFTQGAAVLIAISQLPALLGFTGRTIPQVLRGGPLPDLVAIAFGLGSIAVLWLGKRLLPRFPTTMALVAGAAAISWVINYALRGGAVVGSLPSGLPSFYWPGLLPMGTLGALVLPALMITLVSFLETASSAKVDNARAGTLWNENQDLIGQGLAKLASGFSGAFPTSSSFSRSAITLYAGAQTGWATLFSVMVVAGALLWLMPLLYHVPQAVLAAVVVTAILGLVKPASFTALWRISRIEAGIAFGTFVLTIATAPSIYWGVLGGLLAALAHYMYRHLHPRIIEVGLHPDGSLRDRNLWKLPPLAPQLYALRMDAELDFASASTLERALTVALAERPGLTDVCLFAQPINRIDITGAEVFGSIRRMMESKGIRLHLSGLKLPAMQVLERAGLLAPGPMLFSYRTDGEALAALMPRIDVPAASAETESAA, encoded by the coding sequence ATGAATCCGGCCACCACCTCCCCTTCCCTGCGCCAGCGCCTCTCCCGCTGGGTCCCCTGCCTTGCCTGGCCCCGTCCCTCCGCCGCGCTGCTGCGCAACGAGGCGATGGCCGGCATCACCGTCGCGCTGATGGTCATTCCGCAGGGCGTGGCGTATGCCGCGCTGGCCGGCATGCCGCTGGTGACGGGCGTGTATGCCGCGCTGTTCCCGGCGCTGATCGCGGTGATGTTCAGCTCGTCGCAGCGGCTGTCGGTCGGCCCCACGGCGCTTACCAGCCTGCTGGTCGGTGCCTCGCTCGCGCCGCTGGCGGTGGCGGGCAGCGCCGAGTGGGTGGCGATGGCGGTGTGGCTCACGCTGATGTCCGGGGCCATCCAGATCGTGCTGGGCGCGGGGCGCTTCGGCTGGCTGCTGCGGCTGGTCAATTCGCCGGTGCTGATCGGTTTCACGCAGGGGGCGGCGGTGCTGATCGCCATCTCGCAGCTGCCCGCGCTGCTGGGCTTCACCGGCCGCACCATTCCACAGGTGCTGCGCGGCGGCCCGTTGCCCGACCTGGTGGCCATCGCCTTCGGGCTCGGCAGCATCGCGGTGCTGTGGCTCGGCAAGCGGCTGCTGCCGCGCTTTCCGACCACGATGGCGCTGGTGGCCGGCGCGGCCGCGATCAGCTGGGTGATCAACTATGCGCTGCGCGGCGGCGCGGTGGTCGGCAGCCTGCCTTCGGGCCTGCCGTCCTTCTACTGGCCCGGCCTGCTGCCGATGGGCACGCTCGGCGCGCTGGTGCTGCCAGCGCTGATGATCACGCTGGTGAGCTTTCTGGAAACCGCATCGAGCGCCAAGGTCGACAACGCACGCGCCGGCACGCTCTGGAACGAAAACCAGGACCTGATCGGCCAGGGCCTGGCCAAGCTGGCCTCGGGCTTCTCGGGCGCCTTCCCGACCAGCTCGTCGTTCTCGCGCTCGGCCATCACGCTCTATGCGGGCGCGCAGACCGGCTGGGCGACGCTGTTCAGCGTGATGGTGGTGGCGGGCGCGCTGCTGTGGCTGATGCCGCTGCTCTATCACGTGCCGCAGGCAGTGCTGGCGGCGGTGGTGGTCACGGCCATCCTGGGGCTGGTGAAGCCGGCGAGCTTCACCGCGCTGTGGCGCATCTCGCGCATCGAGGCGGGCATTGCCTTCGGCACCTTCGTGCTGACCATCGCGACCGCGCCCAGCATCTACTGGGGCGTGCTCGGCGGGCTGCTGGCGGCGCTGGCGCACTACATGTACCGCCACCTGCATCCGCGCATCATCGAAGTGGGCCTGCACCCCGACGGCAGCCTGCGCGACCGCAATCTCTGGAAGCTGCCGCCGCTGGCGCCGCAGCTCTATGCGCTGCGCATGGACGCCGAGCTCGACTTCGCCTCGGCCTCCACGCTCGAACGCGCGCTCACCGTGGCGCTGGCCGAACGGCCCGGACTCACCGACGTGTGCCTGTTCGCGCAGCCGATCAACCGCATCGACATCACCGGCGCCGAAGTGTTCGGCTCGATCCGCCGGATGATGGAATCCAAGGGCATCCGCCTGCACCTGAGCGGCCTCAAGCTGCCCGCGATGCAGGTGCTGGAACGCGCCGGCCTGCTGGCCCCGGGCCCCATGCTGTTCAGCTACCGCACCGACGGCGAAGCGCTCGCCGCGTTGATGCCGCGCATCGACGTGCCGGCGGCCTCCGCCGAGACCGAATCCGCCGCCTGA
- a CDS encoding M20/M25/M40 family metallo-hydrolase, which translates to MSRPASLRLAPLVLALASAAAGFAHAQTGSVAATPAQVRPEVDKAYTQLMASPQIQKLLDAVKADHARSVEDLKMLTEIEAPPFKEQKRAEAFLARMKALGLDDAKIDAEGNVVGLRKGTGNGPKLLISAHLDTVFPAGTDVKVKERDGKLYAPGISDDTRGLSVLLSWLKVLNDNKIQTVGDLLFVGNVGEEELGNLRGMKAIFRDNLDIDGMVGLEPAPEGTVLMLGTGSHRYEVTFKGPGGHSFGAFGQVPSAIHGMGRAIAKIADVRTPTFPKTTFTVGTVGGGTSVNTIAPDARMAVDIRSDEMAPLLETEKKILAAIDEAVVEENKRWNVNTLSVSTKLIGDRPGGRTQSDTVIVEAATRSNAAFGHKTLLTGASTDANVPMSLGIPAIIIGGGGKTGGFHALSEWIDVTDGWKGAQNSLVTVLGLVGVQGTSAPLLEKRPPRTK; encoded by the coding sequence ATGTCTCGCCCCGCGTCTCTTCGCCTCGCCCCGCTCGTCCTTGCCCTGGCGTCCGCCGCCGCCGGCTTCGCGCATGCCCAGACCGGCTCGGTCGCCGCCACGCCCGCGCAGGTGCGCCCCGAGGTGGACAAGGCCTACACGCAGCTGATGGCGTCGCCGCAGATCCAGAAGCTGCTCGACGCGGTGAAGGCCGACCATGCCCGCTCGGTGGAAGACCTGAAGATGCTCACCGAGATCGAGGCGCCCCCGTTCAAGGAACAGAAGCGCGCCGAAGCCTTCCTGGCGCGCATGAAGGCCTTGGGCCTCGACGACGCGAAGATCGACGCCGAAGGCAACGTGGTCGGCCTGCGCAAGGGCACGGGCAACGGGCCCAAGCTGCTGATCTCGGCCCACCTCGACACCGTGTTCCCCGCAGGCACCGACGTCAAGGTGAAGGAGCGCGACGGCAAGCTCTACGCGCCCGGCATCTCCGACGACACGCGCGGCCTGTCGGTGCTGCTGTCGTGGCTCAAGGTGCTGAACGACAACAAGATCCAGACCGTGGGCGACCTGCTGTTCGTCGGCAACGTGGGCGAGGAAGAACTGGGCAACCTGCGCGGCATGAAAGCCATCTTCCGCGACAACCTCGACATCGACGGCATGGTCGGCCTCGAGCCCGCGCCCGAAGGCACGGTGCTGATGCTCGGCACCGGCAGCCATCGCTACGAAGTGACCTTCAAGGGCCCGGGCGGCCACAGCTTCGGTGCGTTCGGCCAGGTGCCCAGCGCCATCCACGGCATGGGCCGCGCCATTGCCAAGATCGCCGACGTGCGCACGCCCACCTTCCCCAAGACGACGTTCACCGTGGGCACGGTCGGCGGCGGCACCTCGGTCAACACCATCGCACCCGACGCGCGCATGGCGGTCGACATCCGCTCCGACGAAATGGCGCCGCTGCTGGAGACCGAGAAGAAAATCCTCGCGGCCATCGACGAGGCCGTGGTGGAGGAAAACAAGCGCTGGAACGTCAACACGCTGAGCGTGAGCACCAAGCTCATCGGCGACCGCCCGGGCGGCCGCACGCAGTCGGACACGGTGATCGTCGAGGCCGCCACGCGCTCGAACGCGGCCTTCGGCCACAAGACGCTGCTGACCGGCGCGAGCACCGACGCGAACGTGCCGATGTCGCTGGGCATTCCGGCCATCATCATCGGCGGCGGCGGCAAGACGGGCGGCTTCCACGCGCTGAGCGAATGGATCGACGTGACCGACGGCTGGAAAGGCGCGCAGAACTCGCTGGTGACGGTGCTGGGGCTGGTCGGCGTTCAGGGCACGAGTGCGCCTTTGCTGGAAAAGCGCCCGCCCCGCACGAAGTAG